The following coding sequences are from one Selenomonas sputigena ATCC 35185 window:
- the gatA gene encoding Asp-tRNA(Asn)/Glu-tRNA(Gln) amidotransferase subunit GatA, which yields MKLYDKAAHELHDLLQRKEISSTELTKDVLARMDEVEGEVGAYLTQTRETALREAASADEKIARGEQIAFLEGIPGAIKDNICTKGVKTTCASKILENFVPPYDATVMEKIAAEHPVILGKLNMDEFAMGGSTENSAYQKTHNPWNLDCVPGGSSGGSAAAVAAGTAIWALGSDTGGSIRQPASFCGIVGMKPTYGRVSRYGLVAYASSLDQIGPVTRDVTDCAHVLNVIAGHDVMDSTSSTAPVPDYTKALTEEVKGLKIGLPKEYFVKGMDADVEKAIRKAIADFEAMGAEVTEITLPHTDYAISTYYLIAPAEAATNLERYDGVSYGARVDGADIVEMMTKTRSEKFGEEVKRRIMIGNYALSAGYYDAYYLKALKVRTLVQQDFTDAFKKVDVIMAPTAPTPAFKIGEMVSDPLKMYLQDICTVPLNLAGLPGISVPCGYSAKGMPIGLQIIGKALAEETILRAAYAYEQAHSFHEDRAEIGGTKA from the coding sequence GTGAAACTTTACGACAAGGCGGCGCATGAGCTTCATGATCTGCTGCAAAGGAAAGAAATCTCCTCGACCGAACTGACGAAGGACGTGCTCGCACGCATGGACGAGGTCGAGGGAGAAGTCGGGGCATATTTGACGCAGACACGCGAGACGGCGCTACGAGAGGCAGCAAGCGCCGATGAGAAGATCGCGCGCGGCGAGCAGATCGCCTTTTTGGAGGGCATCCCCGGCGCGATCAAGGACAACATCTGCACGAAGGGCGTCAAGACGACGTGCGCTTCCAAGATCTTGGAGAATTTCGTGCCTCCCTACGATGCGACGGTCATGGAAAAGATCGCCGCAGAGCATCCCGTCATCTTAGGCAAGCTCAACATGGATGAGTTCGCGATGGGCGGTTCGACAGAGAATTCCGCCTATCAGAAGACGCATAATCCGTGGAATCTCGACTGCGTGCCCGGCGGCAGTTCGGGCGGCAGCGCGGCGGCTGTCGCTGCAGGTACGGCCATCTGGGCGCTCGGCTCCGATACGGGCGGCTCGATCCGCCAGCCGGCGTCGTTCTGCGGCATCGTCGGCATGAAGCCGACGTATGGCCGCGTCTCGCGCTACGGACTCGTCGCCTATGCGTCGTCGCTCGACCAGATCGGCCCCGTGACGCGCGATGTGACGGATTGCGCGCATGTGCTGAATGTCATCGCCGGACACGATGTGATGGATTCGACCTCCAGCACTGCGCCCGTGCCCGATTATACGAAGGCGCTGACTGAGGAAGTGAAGGGCCTCAAGATCGGTCTGCCGAAGGAATACTTCGTCAAGGGAATGGACGCTGACGTAGAAAAGGCGATCCGCAAGGCGATTGCGGATTTTGAGGCGATGGGCGCTGAGGTCACGGAAATCACTCTGCCGCATACGGATTATGCGATTTCGACATATTACCTCATCGCGCCGGCGGAAGCCGCGACGAACCTTGAGCGCTACGACGGCGTGAGCTACGGTGCACGCGTCGACGGTGCGGACATCGTCGAGATGATGACGAAGACGCGCAGCGAGAAGTTCGGCGAGGAGGTCAAGCGCCGCATCATGATCGGCAACTACGCGCTTTCGGCGGGCTATTACGATGCGTACTATCTCAAGGCGCTGAAGGTGCGCACGCTCGTGCAGCAGGATTTCACCGACGCCTTCAAAAAGGTCGATGTCATCATGGCGCCGACGGCGCCGACGCCGGCCTTCAAGATCGGCGAGATGGTTTCCGACCCGCTGAAGATGTATCTGCAGGATATTTGCACCGTGCCTTTGAACCTCGCAGGTCTGCCGGGTATTTCCGTGCCCTGCGGCTACTCGGCGAAGGGCATGCCCATCGGTCTGCAGATCATCGGCAAGGCGCTGGCGGAGGAAACGATTCTGCGCGCCGCCTATGCTTATGAGCAGGCGCATTCCTTCCATGAGGACAGGGCGGAGATCGGAGGGACGAAGGCATGA
- the gatC gene encoding Asp-tRNA(Asn)/Glu-tRNA(Gln) amidotransferase subunit GatC — MKVTEKDLADVAILSRLSIAEGERDKYLGQLDAFLQYVENLDGVDTAEVQPTTYALPMQNVFRADEVKPSLAREAALSNAPLADDGYFKVPKILEG; from the coding sequence ATGAAAGTTACGGAGAAGGATTTGGCGGATGTCGCCATTTTGTCGCGCCTCTCGATTGCTGAGGGGGAGAGGGACAAGTATCTTGGCCAGCTCGACGCCTTTTTGCAGTATGTCGAGAATCTTGACGGCGTCGATACGGCAGAGGTTCAGCCGACGACGTATGCCCTGCCGATGCAGAATGTCTTTCGTGCCGACGAGGTGAAGCCTTCGCTCGCACGAGAGGCGGCGCTTTCCAATGCGCCTTTGGCGGACGACGGGTATTTCAAAGTGCCGAAGATTCTGGAAGGCTGA